One Branchiostoma floridae strain S238N-H82 chromosome 15, Bfl_VNyyK, whole genome shotgun sequence DNA window includes the following coding sequences:
- the LOC118432652 gene encoding gastrula zinc finger protein XlCGF7.1-like, whose protein sequence is MIITGSRYAMAEAGNWSPTAVPQDFGDGSSPGVLRVRYESKTKDQPTASEISVASQPKASSGGKPYMCGECGYRAPRESHFYRHMRTHTGEKPFKCAQCDYSAARKFSLEQHLAKHTGDKPYMCGECGHRTYGMSDLSKHMRTHTGEKPYKCDQCNYSAAWKSSLDSHLAKHSCEKPYMCGECGYRTAERRNLYRHMTIHTGDKPFMCGECGYRAAQRSDLSRHMRTHTGEKPYKCGQCDYSAARKSTLDRHLARHTV, encoded by the coding sequence GTACGCAATGGCAGAGGCAGGTAAttggtctcctactgctgttccccaggACTTCGGTGATGGTTCGTCTCCTGGAGTTTTGCGTGTCAGGTATGAAAGTAAAACCAAAGACCAGCCAACTGCGAGCGAAATTAGTGTGGCCAGTCAACCAAAAGCAAGCAGTGGTGGGAAACCCTatatgtgtggagagtgtgggtacagggcaccAAGGGAGTCTCACTTCTACCggcacatgagaacacacacaggggaaaagccATTCAAGTGTgcccagtgtgactattctgctgcacgaaaATTCAGTTTGGAACAACATCtagctaaacacaccggtgataagccctacatgtgtggggagtgtgggcatAGGACATATGGGATGTCTGATTTATctaaacatatgagaactcatacaggggaaaaaccctacaagtgtgaccagtgtaactattctgctgcaTGGAAATCCTCATTGGACagtcatctagcaaaacacagttgtgagaaaccctacatgtgtggcgaATGTGGTTACAGGACAGCCGAAAGACGTAACCTTTACAGACATATGACAATtcatactggtgacaaaccctttatgtgtggggaatgtgggtacagagcagctcAAAGAAGTGACCtgtccagacatatgagaacccatacaggtgaaaaaccctacaagtgtggtcagtgtgactattctgctgcacggaaatccACATTGGACCGCCATCTAGCCAGACACACCGTttag